A stretch of Geomonas oryzisoli DNA encodes these proteins:
- a CDS encoding bifunctional diguanylate cyclase/phosphodiesterase yields MTLYRQLIIFTVVLFLLLFTGTWYAKLANTRTFLTNQLESHVQDTATSLALSISPHVAQKDLTLVEGMINALFDRGYYQKITFADPRGKVLIERTLPVRVEDVPQWFVALVPLKTPEAVSDVMAGWNQGGTILVKSHPGYAYATLWSEVLSMTAWFAACAAFLLVTAGIGLRILLKPLAAVERQADALCRKEYQLQESLPRTREFKSVVEAMNRMTVKVKEMFEEQAARAEGLQERAYQDPVTLLGNRRLFESQVNADLSRQDHNGCGLLLLLRIHGLEALNQKKGLQAGDDLLKRVASLLSSSVHAYADCALSRLTGGDFGIFLPDASPSEGGIIATEIAAQLGRIAMEKITLSDNIGHLGIATYQGSTTLPRLLAEADLALSAALQKGANSFELRAVTGETETLPQGQQHWKDALVRALEERRIRLDAQGVMKNGPGSKLLQLELFARIMQEDGQPLDAALFMPVAERLKLVSAIDRMVIEEALKADYRRLGVDRIAINLSPSSLEDDAFRSWLYAFLKALPSGAPHVSFEFSEFAAVQYLQSIREFAAAVRACGHGIGLDHYGRSFSKLGYLQSLHPEYVKVDRAYTGELSGGENDSRFYVASLCSVAHSIDIKVVAEGVESEEQAAILKELNLDAMQGYFFGRPMPLASYPSVR; encoded by the coding sequence ATGACACTGTATCGACAGCTCATCATCTTCACCGTGGTGCTCTTCCTGCTGCTGTTCACCGGCACCTGGTACGCGAAACTCGCCAACACCCGGACCTTCCTCACCAACCAGCTGGAGTCGCACGTGCAGGATACCGCCACCTCGCTCGCGCTCTCCATCTCGCCCCACGTGGCGCAGAAGGACCTGACCCTGGTGGAAGGTATGATCAACGCCCTGTTCGACCGGGGCTACTACCAGAAGATCACCTTCGCCGACCCGCGCGGCAAGGTGCTCATCGAGAGGACCCTCCCGGTCCGGGTCGAAGACGTGCCGCAGTGGTTCGTGGCGCTGGTGCCGCTGAAGACCCCGGAGGCGGTCTCGGACGTGATGGCGGGATGGAACCAGGGGGGAACCATCCTGGTGAAGAGCCATCCCGGCTACGCCTATGCGACGCTGTGGAGCGAGGTGCTCAGCATGACCGCCTGGTTCGCCGCCTGCGCGGCCTTCCTGCTCGTGACGGCGGGGATCGGGCTCAGGATCCTCCTGAAGCCCCTGGCCGCCGTGGAGCGCCAGGCTGACGCCCTGTGCCGCAAGGAGTACCAGCTGCAGGAGTCGCTGCCGCGCACCCGCGAGTTCAAGAGCGTCGTGGAGGCGATGAACCGGATGACGGTGAAGGTGAAGGAGATGTTCGAGGAGCAGGCGGCGCGCGCCGAGGGGCTCCAGGAGCGCGCCTACCAGGATCCGGTCACCCTCCTGGGCAACCGGCGCCTGTTCGAGAGCCAGGTGAACGCCGACCTTTCGCGCCAGGACCACAACGGCTGCGGTCTGCTCCTTTTGCTGCGCATCCACGGCCTGGAGGCGCTGAACCAGAAGAAGGGGCTGCAGGCGGGGGACGATCTGCTCAAGCGGGTGGCCTCCCTTTTGAGCAGCTCGGTGCACGCCTACGCCGACTGCGCGCTGTCGCGCCTCACCGGCGGCGACTTCGGCATCTTCCTCCCCGATGCCTCCCCCTCCGAAGGTGGCATCATCGCCACCGAGATCGCGGCGCAGCTTGGCCGGATCGCCATGGAGAAGATCACGCTCTCCGACAACATCGGCCACCTGGGCATCGCCACCTACCAGGGAAGCACCACCCTGCCGAGGCTTCTGGCGGAGGCGGACCTCGCGCTCTCGGCGGCGCTGCAGAAGGGGGCCAACAGCTTCGAGCTGCGGGCGGTGACCGGGGAGACGGAAACGCTGCCGCAAGGGCAGCAGCACTGGAAGGACGCCCTGGTACGGGCGCTCGAGGAGAGGCGCATCAGGCTCGACGCGCAGGGGGTGATGAAAAACGGGCCGGGAAGCAAGCTCCTCCAGCTGGAGCTCTTCGCGCGCATCATGCAGGAGGACGGCCAGCCGCTGGACGCAGCCCTGTTCATGCCGGTCGCCGAGCGGCTGAAGCTCGTCTCCGCCATCGACCGGATGGTGATCGAGGAGGCCCTGAAGGCCGACTACCGCCGCCTCGGGGTGGACCGGATCGCCATCAACCTATCCCCCAGTTCGCTCGAGGACGATGCTTTCCGCAGCTGGCTCTACGCCTTCTTGAAGGCGCTCCCCTCCGGCGCACCCCACGTGAGCTTCGAGTTCTCCGAGTTCGCCGCGGTGCAGTACCTGCAGAGCATCAGGGAATTCGCCGCCGCGGTGCGGGCCTGCGGCCACGGCATCGGACTGGACCATTACGGCCGCAGCTTCTCCAAGCTCGGTTACCTGCAGTCCCTGCACCCGGAGTACGTGAAGGTCGACCGGGCCTACACCGGCGAGCTCTCGGGCGGGGAGAACGACAGCAGGTTCTACGTCGCCTCGCTCTGCAGCGTGGCGCACAGCATCGACATCAAGGTGGTTGCGGAAGGGGTGGAAAGCGAGGAGCAGGCCGCCATCCTCAAGGAGCTCAACCTGGACGCCATGCAGGGGTACTTCTTCGGCAGGCCGATGCCGCTGGCCTCCTACCCCTCGGTCAGATGA
- a CDS encoding response regulator transcription factor: MLILLASANETLVNRWQGLVEQGNLIQECRTLGELKRLASSGEFELVLLHRDLVDLAACAELRAAAPTARLFLLSDRPEPEEGLSFLKVGIVGYANSYIARDNLLEALRVMASGGVWLGQQVIQQLILEAAQNSAGRERNTDRLLAPLTPTERRVAELVAAGRTNLEIAADMGIVERTVKAHLTSIYGKLPAGNRLSLALLVNQG; the protein is encoded by the coding sequence ATGCTGATCCTGCTGGCAAGCGCAAACGAAACCCTGGTGAACCGGTGGCAAGGGCTGGTGGAGCAAGGGAACCTGATCCAGGAATGCCGCACCCTGGGTGAATTGAAACGGCTCGCGTCGTCCGGGGAGTTCGAACTGGTGCTTTTGCACCGCGACCTGGTGGACCTGGCCGCCTGCGCCGAGCTGCGCGCCGCGGCCCCGACGGCCCGGCTCTTCCTGCTCTCGGACCGCCCGGAACCCGAGGAGGGTCTCTCCTTCCTGAAGGTGGGCATCGTGGGCTACGCCAACAGCTACATCGCCCGGGACAACCTCCTGGAAGCGCTGCGCGTGATGGCAAGCGGGGGGGTGTGGCTGGGACAGCAGGTGATCCAGCAACTGATCCTGGAAGCCGCGCAGAACAGCGCGGGGAGGGAAAGGAACACCGACAGGCTCCTGGCCCCACTGACCCCGACCGAGCGCAGGGTGGCGGAACTGGTGGCGGCCGGCAGGACCAACCTGGAGATCGCCGCCGACATGGGCATCGTGGAGCGCACCGTCAAGGCCCACCTCACCTCCATCTACGGCAAACTCCCCGCCGGAAACCGGTTGAGCCTGGCGCTCCTGGTCAACCAGGGGTAG
- a CDS encoding TolC family outer membrane protein, producing MTVLALGMFASAAGAAQAETLQDAVQYMLRSNPEVRANYYNKVAREKEVRQAKAGYLPTMDVSLAAGVTRQHEPTFGTVYPNTATVSVRQNVFRFFGTQSEVERQEARARAQQYQLGNSAENNALLASKVYLNVLKSEKLLALAQENLTNHLRIHDQVKLRSESGVDRRADFEQVKGRVALAESNLAAAQANLSDSLADYQAVIGYLPGELAEPQSVAATLPKTKDEAEELAVGGNQALKSAREGVQERTAQHEVAKSLLYPSLDVALDYRWLKDYNDFPGQREEFLGTATLTFNILNGGWNKARLGQTQSEVYEAQEILENTKRQTVQSIRLSWEANRSAQERIKYLDDYVKAAAQTADAFAAQWSIGRRTMFDLLDTQAELINAKASLVNAQYDQKYAEYRILNGMSRLLPSLGLQAPDYNGKVTTAATTP from the coding sequence GTGACAGTATTGGCATTGGGGATGTTCGCGTCGGCAGCGGGCGCCGCCCAGGCGGAGACGCTCCAGGACGCTGTGCAGTACATGCTTCGCTCGAACCCGGAAGTGCGGGCGAACTACTACAACAAGGTGGCACGGGAGAAGGAAGTGCGCCAGGCCAAGGCCGGCTACCTCCCCACCATGGATGTCTCGCTGGCGGCCGGGGTAACCCGCCAACACGAGCCCACCTTCGGTACCGTCTACCCCAACACCGCGACAGTGAGCGTGCGCCAGAACGTGTTCCGCTTCTTCGGAACCCAAAGCGAGGTCGAGCGCCAGGAGGCAAGGGCCCGGGCCCAGCAGTACCAGTTGGGGAACTCCGCTGAGAACAACGCCCTGCTGGCCTCGAAGGTGTACCTCAACGTCTTGAAGAGCGAGAAGCTTCTGGCTCTCGCCCAGGAGAACCTCACCAACCACCTGCGCATCCACGACCAGGTGAAACTGAGAAGCGAGTCGGGCGTAGACCGCCGGGCCGACTTCGAACAGGTGAAGGGGCGCGTGGCGCTGGCGGAGAGCAACCTCGCCGCGGCCCAGGCCAACCTCTCGGACAGCCTCGCCGACTACCAGGCGGTGATCGGCTACCTCCCCGGCGAGCTCGCCGAGCCGCAGTCGGTCGCGGCAACGCTGCCCAAAACCAAGGACGAGGCGGAGGAACTGGCGGTTGGCGGCAACCAGGCGCTCAAGTCCGCCCGGGAAGGGGTGCAGGAAAGAACGGCGCAGCACGAGGTCGCCAAGAGCCTGCTCTATCCGAGCCTCGACGTGGCCCTTGACTACCGCTGGCTCAAGGATTACAACGACTTTCCCGGCCAGCGCGAGGAGTTCCTGGGTACCGCCACCCTCACCTTCAACATCCTGAACGGCGGCTGGAACAAGGCGCGCCTGGGGCAGACCCAGAGCGAGGTGTACGAGGCGCAGGAGATCCTCGAGAACACCAAGCGCCAGACGGTGCAGTCCATCCGGCTCTCCTGGGAAGCCAACCGCTCCGCACAGGAGCGCATCAAGTACCTCGATGACTACGTGAAGGCCGCCGCCCAGACCGCCGACGCCTTCGCCGCCCAGTGGTCCATCGGCAGAAGGACCATGTTCGACCTGCTGGACACCCAGGCCGAGCTGATCAACGCCAAGGCGAGCCTGGTGAACGCCCAGTACGACCAGAAGTACGCCGAGTACCGGATCCTGAACGGGATGTCGCGCCTGCTCCCCTCCCTGGGCCTGCAGGCTCCCGACTACAACGGCAAGGTGACCACGGCTGCCACTACGCCGTAG
- a CDS encoding type I secretion system permease/ATPase, with protein sequence MPETENSRLETEWNIGEDSDRHDDPLLDSLLLVAKLHGLPASRSGLTAGLPLVQNRVTVELFPRCAERAGLSSRLVKRPLERISQLQLPAILLLHNRQACAVVERLPERDSFKILIPEAGTGEKTVTRAELEKLYTGFAVFVRPRYRIGKSTSVTREEGKGNWFWGAITSSWRVYRDVLVASFLINVFALVSTFYILNVYDRVIPNSAYETLWVLSIGVTVVYLFSVLMQGLRGYFVDEAGKKANLKISSLLLQRVLNLRLEARPQSIGSFSNNLREFETILDFITSFSITAVIDLPFVILGLIVIWYIGGGAILTIFLVCIALMLVYSAFIQAPLRRAVENTFAASSQKNAILVEGLAGLETVKMLGAESHVQRSWEDAVSYISTWSARSRFLSSSVSHVSYLVQNLAVVALVVAGVYAIAMRELTQGGLVALVILSRQVVAPVAQVANLATRYHRAKEAYKALDDIMKLPVERPAGKTFLHRPRFKGGIGMKGLTFAYPGQTVNALNNISLQIAPGEKVGVIGPIGSGKTTLGKLLLGLFEPASGMVTMDDTDLRQIDPAELRHYVGYVPQDISLFKGTVRDNLTLGAADIEDHAIMRAAELAGVGEFVKKHPMGFDMEVGEFGRGLSGGQRQCVAIARALLLDPPVLVFDEPTSNMDSRAEVRLKNNLAAGAKEKTMVLITHRASLLELVDRIIVIDNGAVIADGPKATVLEALQRGHLNI encoded by the coding sequence GTGCCAGAGACTGAAAACAGCAGGCTTGAAACAGAGTGGAACATTGGCGAGGACAGCGACCGCCACGACGACCCCCTTCTCGACTCGCTGCTCCTGGTGGCCAAGCTGCACGGGTTGCCGGCGTCGCGCAGCGGGCTGACCGCGGGGCTACCCCTGGTGCAAAACCGCGTCACCGTCGAGCTCTTCCCGCGCTGCGCCGAACGCGCAGGGCTCTCCTCCCGGCTGGTGAAGCGCCCCCTGGAGAGGATCTCGCAGCTGCAGCTCCCCGCCATCCTGCTGCTGCACAACCGGCAGGCGTGCGCGGTGGTGGAGCGGCTCCCGGAACGGGACAGCTTCAAGATCCTCATCCCCGAGGCGGGAACCGGCGAGAAGACGGTGACCCGCGCCGAGCTCGAGAAGCTCTACACCGGCTTCGCCGTCTTCGTCCGCCCCAGGTACCGGATCGGCAAATCGACCAGCGTGACCCGCGAGGAAGGCAAAGGGAACTGGTTCTGGGGGGCGATCACATCCTCCTGGCGCGTCTACCGCGACGTCCTGGTCGCTTCGTTTCTGATCAACGTCTTCGCCCTGGTCAGCACCTTCTACATCCTGAACGTCTACGACCGGGTCATCCCCAACAGCGCCTACGAGACCCTGTGGGTCCTCTCCATCGGCGTCACGGTGGTCTACCTGTTCTCGGTGCTGATGCAGGGACTGCGCGGCTACTTCGTGGACGAGGCGGGCAAGAAGGCGAACCTCAAGATCTCGTCGCTTCTTCTGCAGCGGGTGCTGAACCTGCGCCTGGAGGCGCGCCCGCAGTCGATCGGCTCCTTCTCCAACAACCTGAGGGAGTTCGAGACCATCCTCGACTTCATCACCTCCTTTTCCATTACCGCGGTCATCGACCTTCCCTTCGTGATCCTGGGACTCATCGTCATCTGGTACATCGGCGGGGGGGCCATCCTGACCATCTTCCTGGTCTGCATCGCGCTCATGCTGGTCTACTCAGCCTTCATCCAGGCGCCGCTGCGCCGGGCCGTGGAAAACACCTTCGCGGCGTCGAGCCAGAAGAACGCCATCCTGGTCGAGGGGCTCGCCGGGCTGGAAACGGTGAAGATGCTGGGGGCGGAGTCCCACGTGCAGAGAAGCTGGGAGGACGCGGTCAGCTACATCTCCACCTGGAGCGCGCGCTCGCGCTTTCTCTCCTCCTCGGTGAGCCACGTTTCCTACCTGGTGCAGAACCTGGCCGTGGTCGCCCTGGTGGTGGCCGGCGTGTACGCCATCGCCATGCGCGAGCTGACCCAGGGCGGCCTGGTGGCCCTGGTGATCCTGTCCCGGCAGGTGGTGGCGCCGGTGGCCCAGGTGGCCAACCTCGCCACCCGCTACCACCGCGCCAAGGAGGCTTACAAGGCCTTGGACGACATCATGAAGCTCCCGGTGGAACGCCCGGCCGGCAAGACCTTCCTGCACCGCCCGCGCTTCAAGGGGGGCATCGGGATGAAGGGGCTCACCTTCGCCTACCCCGGCCAGACGGTCAACGCGCTCAACAACATCTCGCTGCAGATCGCACCGGGGGAGAAGGTCGGCGTGATCGGCCCCATCGGCTCCGGCAAGACCACGCTGGGCAAGCTCCTCTTGGGGCTCTTCGAGCCGGCCAGCGGCATGGTCACCATGGACGACACCGACCTGCGCCAGATCGACCCCGCCGAACTGCGCCACTACGTGGGGTACGTCCCGCAGGACATCTCGCTCTTCAAGGGAACCGTGCGCGACAACCTCACCCTGGGGGCCGCCGACATCGAAGACCACGCCATCATGCGCGCGGCGGAGCTGGCGGGAGTCGGCGAGTTCGTGAAAAAGCACCCCATGGGCTTCGACATGGAGGTGGGCGAGTTCGGCCGCGGCCTCTCCGGCGGGCAACGCCAGTGCGTCGCCATCGCGCGGGCGCTCCTTTTGGACCCCCCCGTGCTGGTCTTCGACGAACCTACCAGCAACATGGACAGCCGCGCCGAGGTGAGGCTCAAGAACAACCTGGCGGCCGGCGCCAAGGAAAAGACCATGGTTCTGATCACGCACCGCGCCTCGCTCCTGGAACTGGTGGACCGCATCATCGTGATCGACAACGGCGCCGTCATCGCCGACGGGCCCAAGGCGACGGTCCTGGAAGCGCTGCAGCGCGGGCACCTGAACATCTAG
- a CDS encoding HlyD family type I secretion periplasmic adaptor subunit, protein MEIKAAKNKGNGVFRRMPEDDVDYVTDIRTSILVQSPRGGRAILWATLALFVIFIGWAAVSEVEQSTRGEGKVIPASQVQVIQNLEGGILSELHVKVGDTVRKGQLLLKIDETRFISSLEQSQAKSGADKAKAARLRAEAAGSTSFSMPSDVPASIASSERALFESRRSELKHSLEVKQSQIDQRQSELRELNTRLRELNQTYTLYQKEINITRPLVAKGAVSDMELLQLERKASEMKGEIETIKQSIPRTQAKIDESYAAMKELRLNFANKAKAEYNDTVAKVGEETASSLALKDRLDRTLVRSPVNGTVNRILVNTIGGVIQPGMNIVEIVPTEGTLLIETKIKPADIAFLKPNQKATVKFTAYDYTIYGGLEARLEQIGADSLTDDKTKESYYLVTLRTDRNYLGTKEKPLPIIPGMVASVDIVAAKRTILSYLLKPILKAKYAALRER, encoded by the coding sequence GTGGAGATAAAAGCAGCCAAGAACAAGGGTAACGGGGTGTTCCGCAGGATGCCCGAAGACGACGTCGACTACGTCACCGACATCAGGACCTCCATCCTGGTGCAGTCCCCGCGCGGCGGGCGGGCCATCCTCTGGGCCACGCTGGCGCTGTTCGTCATCTTCATCGGGTGGGCGGCGGTGTCCGAGGTGGAGCAGAGCACCAGGGGCGAGGGGAAGGTGATCCCGGCCAGCCAGGTCCAGGTGATCCAGAACCTGGAGGGGGGGATCCTCTCCGAGCTGCACGTGAAGGTCGGGGACACCGTCAGGAAGGGGCAGCTCCTCCTGAAGATCGACGAGACCCGGTTCATCTCCTCCCTGGAGCAGAGCCAGGCAAAATCCGGCGCCGACAAGGCCAAGGCCGCCCGCCTGCGCGCCGAGGCCGCCGGCAGCACCAGCTTCTCCATGCCCAGCGACGTCCCCGCCAGCATCGCCTCCAGCGAGCGTGCCCTGTTCGAGTCGCGCCGCTCCGAGCTCAAGCACTCCCTCGAGGTGAAGCAGTCCCAGATCGACCAGCGCCAGAGTGAACTGAGGGAATTGAACACCAGGCTGCGCGAGCTGAACCAGACCTACACCCTGTACCAGAAGGAGATCAACATCACCCGTCCGCTGGTCGCCAAGGGCGCGGTCTCCGACATGGAACTGTTGCAGCTCGAGCGCAAGGCGAGCGAGATGAAGGGGGAGATCGAGACCATCAAGCAGTCCATCCCGCGCACCCAGGCCAAGATCGACGAGAGCTACGCGGCCATGAAGGAGCTGCGCCTCAATTTCGCCAACAAGGCCAAGGCCGAGTACAACGACACCGTGGCCAAGGTGGGCGAGGAAACCGCCTCGTCGCTCGCGCTCAAGGACCGGCTGGACCGCACCCTGGTGCGCTCCCCGGTGAACGGCACCGTGAACCGGATCCTGGTCAACACCATCGGCGGGGTTATCCAGCCGGGTATGAACATCGTGGAGATCGTCCCCACCGAGGGAACCCTGCTCATCGAAACCAAGATCAAGCCGGCCGACATCGCCTTCTTGAAGCCGAACCAGAAGGCCACGGTGAAATTCACCGCCTACGACTACACCATCTACGGCGGTCTGGAGGCGCGCCTGGAACAGATCGGCGCCGACAGTCTCACCGACGACAAGACCAAGGAAAGCTACTATCTCGTCACGCTGAGGACCGACCGCAACTACCTGGGGACCAAGGAAAAGCCGCTTCCCATCATCCCGGGCATGGTGGCCAGCGTGGACATCGTGGCCGCCAAGCGGACCATCCTCTCCTATCTCCTGAAGCCGATTCTCAAGGCGAAGTACGCCGCGTTGCGCGAAAGGTGA
- a CDS encoding transglutaminase-like cysteine peptidase, with translation MGIYLKRLTSLSLTAFLAALLLAGTVLPAGNFSVDRSVLQQAERKYGREALRRLTAWEELIARDKSRTDRDKLEKVNRFFNERLRFAGDWDVWGVEDYWATPIEFLAKGAGDCEDFAIAKYFTLKAMGLEDEKLRITYVKALRYNIHHMVLTYYSTPEAEPLVLDNLVDSIDHASKRNDLMPILSFNGSGLWLAKQRGMGKPAGKSSRLRLWQDLLQKMSEDRL, from the coding sequence GTGGGCATCTACCTGAAACGACTGACATCGCTGTCCCTCACCGCCTTCCTGGCCGCGCTGCTGCTTGCCGGCACCGTCCTGCCCGCCGGCAACTTCAGCGTCGACCGGTCCGTCCTGCAGCAGGCCGAGAGGAAGTACGGCAGGGAGGCCCTGCGCCGCCTGACCGCATGGGAGGAGCTCATCGCGCGGGACAAGAGCCGGACCGACCGGGACAAGCTGGAAAAGGTGAACCGGTTTTTCAACGAGAGGCTCCGCTTCGCCGGCGACTGGGACGTCTGGGGGGTCGAGGACTACTGGGCCACCCCGATCGAGTTTCTGGCCAAGGGGGCCGGGGACTGCGAGGACTTCGCCATCGCCAAGTACTTCACCCTGAAGGCGATGGGGCTTGAGGACGAGAAACTCCGCATCACCTACGTCAAGGCGCTGCGCTACAACATCCACCACATGGTGCTCACCTACTACAGCACCCCCGAGGCCGAGCCGCTCGTGCTCGACAACCTGGTCGACTCCATAGATCACGCCTCCAAGCGCAACGACCTGATGCCGATCCTGAGCTTCAACGGCTCCGGGCTGTGGCTCGCCAAGCAAAGGGGCATGGGCAAGCCCGCCGGCAAGTCGAGCCGGCTGAGGCTTTGGCAGGACCTTCTTCAAAAGATGTCCGAGGACAGACTGTAA
- a CDS encoding amino acid ABC transporter permease, with protein sequence MLKYTFDWSIVTSGKYFEWLVSGLKVTLELSAVGIVCAFILGLLIAVLKMSHYRPVRWIATAYLEFFRNTPLLVQIFFWYFGSYKVLPAAVNEWLNSTNFEFVAAAIALTIYTSAFIAEDIRSGILSIPKEQMEAARSAGFSYLRSMQYIILPQAVRITIPPLVNQFLNLAKNSSLAMSIGVMELTYQARQVESYTFKGFEAFTAATVVYLGLSVVITALMDLYNKKVLNPQRA encoded by the coding sequence GTGCTAAAGTACACATTTGACTGGTCCATCGTCACCTCCGGCAAGTATTTCGAATGGCTGGTTTCCGGGCTCAAGGTAACCCTGGAGCTCTCCGCCGTCGGCATCGTCTGCGCTTTCATCCTGGGGCTTCTGATCGCCGTCCTGAAGATGAGCCACTACCGCCCCGTGCGCTGGATCGCCACCGCCTACCTGGAGTTTTTCCGGAACACGCCGCTGCTGGTCCAGATCTTCTTCTGGTACTTCGGTTCGTACAAGGTGCTCCCGGCGGCGGTCAACGAGTGGCTTAACAGCACGAACTTCGAGTTTGTCGCGGCCGCCATCGCCCTCACCATCTATACCTCGGCCTTCATCGCCGAGGACATCAGGTCGGGCATCCTCTCCATTCCCAAGGAGCAGATGGAGGCGGCCAGAAGCGCCGGCTTCTCCTATCTCCGTTCCATGCAGTACATCATCCTGCCGCAGGCGGTGCGCATCACGATCCCGCCGCTGGTGAACCAGTTCCTGAACCTGGCCAAGAACTCCTCGCTGGCCATGAGCATCGGTGTCATGGAACTCACCTACCAGGCGCGCCAGGTCGAGAGCTATACCTTCAAGGGGTTCGAGGCGTTCACCGCCGCCACCGTGGTCTACCTCGGGCTGTCCGTGGTGATCACGGCGCTCATGGACCTGTACAACAAGAAGGTGCTCAACCCGCAGCGCGCCTAG
- a CDS encoding CAP domain-containing protein — protein MIKTRLALSCLLFLLARGAACAEPDDLGQQVLAETNAARRNPQRYAEYIREFRRSFIGKGYRLPGSLNVVMTSEGKGALDEAVQFLSRQRPLPALSWSPGLAKAAADLVREQSASGETGHGERGDMRKRIEQHGSWRSTIGENISYGPDTARQVVMGLIIDDGVPDRGHRKNIFNRSYATAGIACGPHPLYRTICVMDLAGGFQSR, from the coding sequence ATGATCAAGACAAGGTTGGCTCTATCCTGCCTGCTCTTCCTGCTCGCCCGGGGTGCCGCCTGCGCCGAACCGGACGACCTCGGCCAACAGGTGCTCGCGGAAACCAACGCTGCGCGCCGCAACCCGCAGCGCTACGCCGAATACATCCGTGAGTTCAGAAGGAGCTTCATCGGCAAAGGGTATCGGTTGCCGGGATCGCTGAACGTGGTGATGACCTCGGAAGGTAAGGGGGCGCTGGACGAGGCGGTGCAGTTCCTGTCGCGGCAGCGCCCGCTGCCGGCGCTCTCCTGGTCGCCGGGACTGGCCAAGGCCGCGGCGGACCTGGTGCGGGAACAGAGCGCCTCGGGGGAGACCGGCCACGGCGAACGGGGCGACATGAGGAAGAGGATCGAGCAGCACGGCTCCTGGCGCTCGACCATCGGGGAGAACATCAGCTACGGCCCGGACACGGCCAGGCAGGTCGTGATGGGGCTCATCATCGACGACGGGGTCCCGGACCGGGGACACCGAAAGAACATCTTCAACCGCTCCTACGCCACGGCGGGTATCGCCTGCGGCCCGCATCCCCTCTACCGCACCATCTGCGTCATGGACCTCGCCGGAGGCTTCCAGAGCCGCTAA
- a CDS encoding amino acid ABC transporter permease, which translates to MEEALNFQVIIDNFTYFMIGRYPNGPLGGLGLTMYLAMVSCILSFFGGLILGLLSLSRYAVIRYPVNLFINAVRGIPLLMVIFWMYFLLPALMGKTVPEATTVIMGLTIFTSAYMSQIVRAGIQGIPKGQTEAAVSTGLKHWQAMLYIVLPQGLRNMIPSFVNQFVSLIKDTSLAFIVGVSELTHVGTQINNRTMAFPTEIFIFIAAVYFVLCFAFTSFSRWLEGRLAWRKSI; encoded by the coding sequence ATGGAAGAAGCACTCAACTTTCAAGTAATCATAGATAACTTCACCTACTTCATGATCGGGCGCTACCCGAACGGGCCGCTCGGCGGGCTCGGTCTCACCATGTACCTCGCGATGGTCTCCTGCATCCTCTCCTTTTTCGGGGGGCTGATCCTGGGGCTCTTGAGCCTGTCGCGCTACGCGGTGATCCGTTACCCGGTGAACCTGTTCATCAACGCGGTGCGCGGCATTCCGCTTTTGATGGTGATCTTCTGGATGTACTTCCTGCTGCCGGCCCTGATGGGCAAGACGGTGCCGGAAGCGACCACGGTCATCATGGGGCTCACCATCTTCACCTCGGCCTACATGTCGCAGATCGTGCGCGCCGGCATCCAGGGGATCCCCAAGGGGCAGACCGAGGCGGCCGTCTCGACCGGACTGAAGCACTGGCAGGCCATGCTCTACATCGTGCTGCCGCAGGGGCTTAGGAACATGATCCCGTCCTTTGTGAACCAGTTCGTGTCGCTGATCAAGGACACCTCGCTCGCCTTCATCGTCGGGGTTTCCGAGCTGACCCACGTCGGCACCCAGATCAACAACCGCACCATGGCCTTCCCGACCGAGATCTTCATCTTCATCGCGGCGGTCTACTTCGTGCTCTGCTTCGCCTTCACCAGCTTCTCGCGCTGGCTGGAGGGAAGGCTCGCCTGGAGAAAGTCCATTTAG